One Pan paniscus chromosome 16, NHGRI_mPanPan1-v2.0_pri, whole genome shotgun sequence DNA segment encodes these proteins:
- the DPH6 gene encoding diphthine--ammonia ligase isoform X4 yields MRVAALISGGKDSCYNMMQCIAAGHQIVALANLRPAENQVGSDELDSYMYQTVGHHAIDLYAEAMALPLYRRTIRGRSLDTRQVYTKCEGDEVEDLYELLKLVKGITRMTLLAEYDALNLQDFHMHLEVGSQAIVYRTPNELCTHSKFDKHTFPPFISEIAKCEV; encoded by the exons ATGAGGGTCGCGGCTCTGATCAG TGGTGGGAAGGACAGCTGCTATAATATGATGCAGTGCATTGCTGCTGGGCATCAGATCGTTGCTTTAGCAAATCTAAGACCAGCTGAAAACCAAG TGGGGTCTGATGAACTGGATAGCTACATGTATCAGACAGTGGGGCACCATGCCATTGACTTGTATGCAGAAGCAATGGCTCTTCCCCTCTATCGCCGAACCATAAGAGGAAGGAGCTTGGATACAAGACAAGTGTACACCAAATGTGAAGGTGATGAGGTTGAAGATCTCTATGAGCTTTTGAAACTTGTTAAG GGCATCACTAGAATGACCTTGCTTGCTGAATATGATGCTCTGAATCTCCAAGATTTTCACATGCATTTGGAAGTGGGCAGCCAGGCAATTGTTTACAGGACTCCAAATGAACTGTGCACTCACAGCAAGTTTGATAAACACACATTTCCTCCTTTTATCAGTGAGATTGCAAAATGTGAAGTATGA